A stretch of Salarias fasciatus chromosome 23, fSalaFa1.1, whole genome shotgun sequence DNA encodes these proteins:
- the cbarpb gene encoding voltage-dependent calcium channel beta subunit-associated regulatory protein yields the protein MSNESTVWNILPENSTGIPFEVESKQNSYVLLLLILVGTLIVISVFLITCRRCYRGGKCFDRASDDPEKTNTTYMEESQPTHEITIRVDESDCLSMASSHDQETERFLSTGPTGRRVSFNEAALFDHGKKTQEKGRRYTLTEGDFHHLKNARLTHLHIPPPALKIVTIHECDSAENTITMTTRPVAKSALSIFQPMLCPLPQTALTSLSVNPSCALPGDALNSVVDTRFHDNNVTLSTKEPSTCSIEMMGVGPRGRGSSMSVGEGGAVGSSASPASGGTGSQRPMLQFFTKLRRHASLEGASPYLKIKKWKLDSSQRASSLDTRGSPKRRQFQRQRAASESMDQDDNDTHHIDLIQYIARTQDITYCTSQPNTRLLSSPSTPSPSLGRVEVEVMVEPSCSHGGAGVIGLSPDPQDEALSVARNEGANALDTLENQDPQSLYRDIWTLRATLEQYAASDQSSNNDRISVCSDADSVCSLGGRTETERGGLPSYPSQDLGDEAECGQDDKDFFIYVDENLGTKDRQKRKQASTDSERGTSDGETGTRKLLQMDSGYASIEAPSRGPEDLRLFGSTSVSSSPKDRTAHEKRHHFTSAGRTGTIGESFESHLFEEEPEEELLLGASGGVSIEPGAGSLSWFPYGQMLTPREAAQPPLPPLTLHRRDYSIDEKTDALFHEFLRHDPQFDQQESPLRKHRSRIHLRKQWQRHKQWSDPGVRHFHSSFERQRTPLRRGDSVNYPLDTSYHSTLPRIVSAPDEETSDGTGSTPDTPKIEPAATEEQQKDKQRGASIREPRDMSSSPPTSVLEKDGGLAEHLDPQGDSKQSVQLPEPLDERSPPRLPDSSGYGPQTITAELTDKLTANLDERLYTGLRRTKDTAAECVTVTATHASPDHSPV from the exons GGCCAGCGATGACCCTGAGAAAACCAACACCACCTACATGGAGGAGTCTCAGCCCACCCATG AAATCACCATCAGGGTGGATGAGTCAGACTGCCTGTCTATGGCCAGCTCTCATGACCAAGAGACGGAGCGTTTCCTCTCCACTGGGCCCACAGGGCGCCGAGTCTCCTTCAACGAGGCTGCGCTCTTCGATCATGGCAAGAAGACTCAGGAGAAGGGCCGCAG GTACACTCTGACCGAAGGAGATTTCCACCACCTGAAGAACGCTCGGCTTACGCACCTCCATATACCTCCCCCCGCCCTCAAGATTGTCACCATCCATGAGTGTGATTCGGCCGAGAACACCATCACTATGACAACACGGCCCGTTGCTAAATCAGCGCTTTCCATCTTTCAG CCGATGCTGTGTCCTCTACCACAAACAGCACTGACCAGCCTTAGTGTCAATCCCAGCTGTGCCCTCCCTGGAGATGCACTCAACTCTGTGGTGGACACCCGCTTCCATGACAACAATGTGACTCTCAGTACCAAGGAGCCCAGCACCTGCTCT ATTGAGATGATGGGAGTGGGCCCCAGGGGCAGGGGCAGCAGCATGAGTGTCGGCGAAGGAGGCGCTGTGGGGAGCAGCGCCTCTCCCGCCAGTGGCGGTACCGGGAGCCAGAGGCCAATGCTGCAGTTCTTCACTAAACTTCGGCGCCATGCCAGTCTGGAGGGGGCCAGTCCCTACTTAAAGATTAAGAAATGGAAGCTGgacagcagccagagagcatcGAGTCTGGACACCAGAG GCTCTCCAAAGAGGCGACAGTTCCAGCGTCAGCGAGCGGCCAGTGAGAGCATGGACCAAGACGATAACGACACACACCACATCGACCTTATCCAATACATTGCACGTACCCAGGACATCACCTACTGCACCAGCCAGCCCAATACACGCCTCCTCTCATCTCCTTCCACGCCATCCCCCTCCCTCGGCAG GGTAGAGGTAGAGGTGATGGTGGAGCCCAGCTGCAGCCATGGAGGAGCAGGGGTGATTGGCCTGTCCCCTGATCCCCAGGATGAAGCACTGTCTGTGGCAAGAAATGAAGGCGCAAACGCATTGGATACCCTTGAAAACCAGGACCCTCAGTCACTTTACAGAGACATCTGGACACTACGGGCAACACTTGAACAGTACGCCGCCTCTGACCAGAGCAGCAACAATGACAGGATCTCAGTCTGTAGCGATGCTGACAGCGTGTGTTCACTGGGCGGGCGCACGGAGACCGAACGGGGAGGACTTCCTAGCTACCCATCCCAGGATTTAGGCGACGAGGCAGAGTGTGGGCAGGACGACAAGGACTTTTTTATATATGTAGATGAAAATTTGGGAACCAAGGAcagacaaaagagaaaacaagcaAGCACTGATTCAGAGCGAGGGACCAGCGATGGTGAAACGGGGACTCGTAAATTACTTCAGATGGACAGCGGCTATGCGTCAATTGAGGCTCCTTCTCGAGGTCCAGAAGACCTGAGACTATTTGGAAGCACCAGCGTTAGCAGCAGTCCTAAAGACAGAACAGCTCACGAGAAAAGGCACCATTTCACCAGCGCAGGGCGGACTGGCACTATCGGTGAGAGTTTTGAGTCTCACCTTTTTGAGGAAGAACCTGAGGAAGAGTTGCTTTTGGGCGCCAGTGGAGGAGTTTCCATTGAACCAGGCGCTGGCTCCTTGAGCTGGTTTCCATATGGTCAGATGCTGACACCTCGAGAGGCTGCGCAGCCTCCACTCCCACCACTGACCTTGCACCGGCGAGACTACAGCATAGATGAGAAAACAGATGCACTCTTCCACGAGTTTCTCCGGCATGATCCTCAGTTTGACCAGCAGGAGTCACCACTAAGGAAGCACCGATCTCGAATTCACCTTCGCAAGCAGTGGCAGCGCCACAAGCAGTGGAGCGACCCCGGTGTCAGACATTTCCATTCATCTTTTGAGAGGCAGCGCACGCCACTGCGGAGGGGCGATAGCGTTAACTACCCTCTGGACACAAGCTACCACAGCACGTTGCCACGCATCGTCAGCGCTCCCGATGAAGAGACCAGTGATGGGACTGGCAGCACACCCGACACTCCAAAGATAGAGCCAGCAGCCACCGAGgaacaacaaaaagacaaacagcgGGGTGCCTCTATCAGAGAACCCCGGGACatgtcttcttctcctccaacATCTGTCTTAGAGAAAGATGGAGGACTGGCTGAACACCTTGATCCTCAGGGGGACAGCAAACAGTCCGTACAACTTCCTGAACCACTGGATGAGCGATCACCCCCTCGGTTGCCCGACTCCTCAGGCTATGGCCCGCAGACCATCACAGCGGAGCTCACGGACAAGCTGACTGCTAACCTTGATGAGAGGCTGTACACGGGACTCCGCAGAACCAAGGACACAGCCGCCGAGTGCGTGACGGTGACGGCCACACACGCTTCTCCTGACCACAGCCCAGTGTAG